From one Ctenopharyngodon idella isolate HZGC_01 chromosome 15, HZGC01, whole genome shotgun sequence genomic stretch:
- the mab21l1 gene encoding putative nucleotidyltransferase MAB21L1: protein MIAAQAKLVYHLNKYYNEKCQSRKAAISKTIREVCKVVSDVLKEVEVQEPRFISSLNEMDNRFEGLEVISPTEFEVVLYLNQMGVFNFVDDGSLPGCAVLKLSDGRKRSMSLWVEFITASGYLSARKIRSRFQTLVAQAVDKCSYRDVVKMVADTSEVKLRIRDRYVVQITPAFKCTGIWPRSAAHWPLPHIPWPGPNRVAEVKAEGFNLLSKECYSLNGKQSSAESDAWVLQFAEAENRLLLGGCRKKCLSLLKTLRDRHLELPGQPLNNYHMKTLVSYECEKHPRESDWDENCLGDRLNGILLQLISCLQCRRCPHYFLPNLDLFQGKPHSALENAAKQTWRLAREILTNPKSLEKL, encoded by the coding sequence ATGATCGCCGCCCAGGCCAAGCTGGTGTATCATCTCAATAAATACTACAACGAGAAATGCCAGTCTCGGAAAGCGGCCATCTCCAAGACCATCCGGGAGGTGTGCAAGGTGGTCTCGGATGTCCTGAAGGAGGTGGAGGTCCAGGAGCCCCGCTTTATCAGCTCCTTAAACGAAATGGATAACCGCTTCGAGGGGCTCGAGGTCATCTCCCCTACTGAATTCGAGGTGGTCCTCTATCTGAACCAAATGGGAGTCTTTAACTTCGTGGACGACGGCTCTCTGCCGGGCTGCGCCGTGCTCAAGCTAAGCGACGGGCGGAAGAGAAGCATGTCTCTCTGGGTCGAGTTCATCACGGCTTCGGGATACCTGTCCGCCCGCAAGATCCGCTCCAGGTTCCAGACGCTCGTGGCGCAGGCGGTGGATAAGTGCAGCTATAGGGACGTGGTTAAAATGGTCGCGGACACCAGCGAGGTGAAATTACGCATCAGAGACAGATATGTGGTTCAGATCACCCCCGCGTTCAAGTGCACCGGCATATGGCCGCGCAGCGCTGCCCACTGGCCGCTGCCGCACATCCCGTGGCCTGGTCCGAACAGGGTGGCAGAAGTCAAAGCCGAGGGTTTCAATCTCTTATCGAAGGAGTGTTACTCGTTAAACGGGAAGCAGAGCTCGGCGGAGAGTGACGCCTGGGTGTTGCAGTTCGCCGAAGCGGAGAACCGACTGCTCCTGGGAGGGTGCAGGAAGAAATGCCTGTCCCTGCTCAAGACGCTGCGCGACCGTCACCTTGAACTACCCGGGCAGCCTCTCAATAACTACCACATGAAAACTCTTGTGTCTTACGAGTGCGAAAAACACCCGCGCGAGTCGGACTGGGACGAGAACTGCCTCGGGGATCGACTGAACGGGATTTTATTGCAGCTCATTTCGTGCTTGCAGTGCAGGAGATGCCCCCATTATTTTCTGCCAAACCTAGACCTTTTCCAAGGGAAGCCACATTCGGCCCTTGAAAACGCTGCCAAACAGACTTGGCGACTGGCTAGAGAAATTCTAACCAACCCTAAAAGCCTGGAGAAACTCTGA